GATGCACAGGATGTCTTGCAGGAAGCATTCATCAAGGTGTACAAGAGTTGTGGCCAATATTCAACCGATAAACCGCTTGCGGCCTGGATCAAAACGATCACTATAAACACGGCTTTATCCTACATCAAAAAGAATTACCGGTTTGAATTGCACGAAGACGATGCGTTTTTTGACGAACAGCAGGAAATTCAGTTTGATGCGGAAGACCAGGAACACTTAAAGAACAAATTATTACAGATACTCAATGAATTACCAGACGGTTACCGAACGATTTTCAATCTTTTTGTAATCGAAAATTTAACGCATAAAGAAATTGCAGAATACCTGTCAATTTCCGAAAGTACCAGTAAAACCCAATACTTCAAAGCTAAGAAGATGATTCATAGTTTACTTGAAGCTGCAAACCAAAAAGCATGACAGAGGACGATAACATAAATAAGTTATTCCGGGATGTCTTTGAGAATCTCGAAGTGACGCCTCCTGTTTCTGTGAAAATGGGAGTTGACAAAGAGCTTGGACCGAAGGTGAAATTCCGGTCCATCTTTTGGTGGCTTCCTGTTTTGGTTTTATTACTGACAGGTGTTGCCTTTGCAGTGGTTCATTACGGATCAGCTGCAAAGCAACCCGTTTCCACCACTTTGCAGGCAAATTCCACTTCTTCGGACGATGAAGCGTCTCCGGAAAGTAATGCTTCTGAGAAACTAAATAACTCCTCCGGAACCGAAATCGACTCAGCGAATCTAGAACAGGAATTAACTGAAAACCGATTGGCAAAAAACAGCGGAAAGGTGCAGCCGGATGCAAATCACCGTTCATTGAATGGGGGAAGAAAACAGCAGCACGTTCAATTGAAAAAAGGACGGATGCAGCATGAGAATTCGAAGGAGATTTTCAAGCACTCCGGATTAAATGAGAAACGAAATACAGCGATCGGAAAATCCGGTGCGGTTTCAACTCAAAAAACACCGGTAACTAAACCGAAAATCCGGGCGAAGAGTTCATTCCGGAAAACAAAAAAGAATCCGAAAGAAACCGGAGGGAAATTGGCCACAGCTGCAACCGGTGACGGGAAAACGGTTTCCGGTACTTTGGGTGATGCGACTTCAAGCGATCGGGGAAAAACAGATCCGGCTGCAGGCGGAAGTGAAAAGGCCGGGCCGGCAACAAGTTCAAGCCCCAAAGACAAGGAGTTGAAGGAAAAGGAAAAAGTGGATTCCGTGCAGAAAGCGGATTCGTTAGCGACTATTACTCCTGCAGATTCTTTGCCTGAACCGGATAAACCCAAAGAGAAACCGTCTAAAGATGATTCGAAGGCTAAAAACTGGATGGTCGAATTGCATGGCGGGCCGCGTTTCGGAAGAAAAACATCGAAATCCGACTTTGCCCTGAAAGAAGCAACTTCGTATCAGATCGGTTTGGGCTTTTCACGCAGGTTGAATCTGGGCCCGTTGAATTACGTCACTTTAGACGGTGAATATGGGGCCGGGAAAGAAAGTTACCGTTCGGAAAGTACCACTACTACGGTGAATTTGATTGGAATTGATTCGGTGCCGATTTTGGATTCAACCCAGACAGATACCATCGGTTACACATACACGAATAGTTACGATACGATAAACTCCACGATTGAAAATAATGTGACATCCGTCATTACGCGTTTTGCATTTGGTTTAAGAACCGAATTCAACTTCAATTTGGGAGCAGGC
The window above is part of the Fluviicola sp. genome. Proteins encoded here:
- a CDS encoding RNA polymerase sigma factor, producing MLTKEIEEQFTKGNRKAFDAVYAAFSAAMFALCLRYTRCQDDAQDVLQEAFIKVYKSCGQYSTDKPLAAWIKTITINTALSYIKKNYRFELHEDDAFFDEQQEIQFDAEDQEHLKNKLLQILNELPDGYRTIFNLFVIENLTHKEIAEYLSISESTSKTQYFKAKKMIHSLLEAANQKA